The DNA window AAAATTTAGGTAAGATATTCCGGTTATCTTTTCAAAAAGAAATGGTTCATCGGGGACAAAACCTATCAACTTTTTTATCCTTATTGGTTCTTTTTGAAAATCTATCCCATCATAAATAATTCTTCCAGAAGTTGGTTTGTACAAACCAGTAATCATGTTTATAGTGGTTGTTTTTCCTGCACCGTTAGGCCCTAAAAACCCGAAAATTTTCCCATCTTCTATTTCCAAGTTTACATAATCCACCGCCACCACATTTTCAGAAAAACGCTTTGTAAGATCGATCAATTCAATCAATGTGTTTATTGCCTCCTTTGTCAGGAACTCGGATTAAATCACCGACGTCCAGGGAATTATACTCCTTCAAAATAATTTTTTGATTTGGATTAGCACTATCTATTAAACTACCATCTTCAAGATTTACTATTTGATCCAATAATATTTTAGTATTTTCGCCTTTTTTGGTTATAATCTCTAATTCTTCACCCTTTTCTATCTTATTCCTGACATCAACAACATATTGATCTTCAGATATCTTTTCTATAATTTTCCCCACAAATTTGTAATTTCTAATGTAGGACGAAGTCTTATAATTTTGGGAGTTTTCATCCGGTTTATGAAAATAAAAACCTGATGTGTACTCTCTGTGACTAACACTTTCGAGTTCTTTTTTTAAACTATCGATAAGTTCTTTAGTGTATTCTTTGTTGTAGTAATTATCTATTGCTTGCCTGTATACTTTAGTTGTTACTCCTGCATAATAACTACTTTTCATCCTTCCTTCTATCTTTAAACTATCAACGCCGGTTTCAATTATTTTGTCAAGAAAATCGATAGTGCAAAGGTCTTTAGAATTCATAATGTAAGTTCCTCTTTCATCTTCAAACACAGGAAAATACTCCCCAGGTCTTTTTTCTTCCATTAGATAGTATTTCCATCTACAGGGCTGTGTACATTGCCCCCTGTTGGCATCTCGTCCCGTTAAGTAATTACTTAATAGACATCTGCCTGAAACAGATACACACATCGCTCCATGTATGAATACTTCAATTTCTATATCTGGGACTTTTTCTCTGATTTCCGATATTTCTTTTAATGAAAGTTCTCTTGCCAATATGACCCTCTTTGCTCCTAAATCTCTCCACATGGAAACACTAGCCCAATTGGTGTTACTTGCCTGAGTACTTACGATCAAAGGTAAGTTTGAGTTTCTTTTCACAAGATTAAACACACCCAAATCCGCAACTATTACCCCGTCCACTTCTAATCTTTCCAAATAATTTATACAATCAGGTAAGAGTTCCAATTCAGAATTGTGGGGTATTGCATTGAGTGTTACAAAGAGCTTCTTTTGTAATTTTCTGGCCAATTTTACCGCCTTTTCCAATTCTTCATCTTCAAAATTCTTGGAAAATGCCCTTAAATTTAGAATTTTTCCACCAATGTATGCGGCATCGGCGCCATAGTGATAAACAGTTTCCAATTTTTCAAAGTTCCCTGCGGGGGACAACAACTCAACTTTTTTCATGGCAATAAAAAGTTCACCTCGAATAAATAAGATATTAAAAATGTCTCAAATTCTTCCTCACCATTTTTCAAAGATTTCCATTTCATCTCAAAATCTCCCATCTTTGTATTGAATAAGAAACTGAAAATATTGCTATCGATCATACCTTTTGAGTTCGCTCCATAATCCCAGATGTAATTGAAATAACCTTTTTCTAAGGCTAAGGTTAAATCAACACTATTAATTTTGGAATCTTCCCCATACTTGAAACCGAAAGGATAGTCAAAAAAAATTCTGGCACCAGGTTCGGAAGATAAAGCGATGGTTCTGTAGTATAAATTATCGTATGGATAATCGCTTGAAAAAAAGTTATCTTGTATTTCGTATCTTTCAACACCAATTCTAAATTTGG is part of the Petrotoga miotherma DSM 10691 genome and encodes:
- a CDS encoding peptidase U32 family protein, coding for MKKVELLSPAGNFEKLETVYHYGADAAYIGGKILNLRAFSKNFEDEELEKAVKLARKLQKKLFVTLNAIPHNSELELLPDCINYLERLEVDGVIVADLGVFNLVKRNSNLPLIVSTQASNTNWASVSMWRDLGAKRVILARELSLKEISEIREKVPDIEIEVFIHGAMCVSVSGRCLLSNYLTGRDANRGQCTQPCRWKYYLMEEKRPGEYFPVFEDERGTYIMNSKDLCTIDFLDKIIETGVDSLKIEGRMKSSYYAGVTTKVYRQAIDNYYNKEYTKELIDSLKKELESVSHREYTSGFYFHKPDENSQNYKTSSYIRNYKFVGKIIEKISEDQYVVDVRNKIEKGEELEIITKKGENTKILLDQIVNLEDGSLIDSANPNQKIILKEYNSLDVGDLIRVPDKGGNKHID